CCACATTAGGGCGCTTGCAGGCGCATGGGTAATGGGGCTTCTGGCCTGGCCCGTCATGGGCGCAGACTTTTATTGCGACCCCCTGAAAGGATCACCCCAGGGCGACGGCAGCGCAGCCAGGCCCTGGCGAACCGTGGAGGAAGTGATCACTTCCCGGAAAATTCAATCCCTGGATGCCCAGGGGAAAACCATCAATCCAGGCGCCCCTGTCAAAGCCGGCGACACCCTCTGGCTGCGCAGCGGCTGGCATGGTACGATTCGCATTCCCACCGGCTACAACAAGGAGTTTATCACCTTTGCCGCGGAGCCTGGACACACCCCCCATTTGGGCTGGGTGGACATTGGCGGCGGCAGCCGCTGGCGCGTGAAAGGCCTGATGATTTCCCCCTCCCTGGCTCCGAACCCCATAGAGAAGCCGCCTCACAGCCTCGTGATGCTGGGCGAACGGGGCCAGGATGACAGCGAGCAACTGGTGGTGGAGGACTGCTTCGTGTTCAGCGTCCTCGACACCGCAAAGTGGTCCGCCAAAGACTGGGTGACCAAACCGCAAAGCGGCATCTGGCTGGGCCGATACGGGCGCAGCCATGTGGCCCGCAACAATTTTGTGCTCAACACCCGCTTTGGCATCAATCTGTGCGCCCCCGATGTCATTTGTGAAGGCAACGTCGTGGCCAATTATTCGGCGGACGGCATCCGGGTAACCCGCGATGGCCAGGTGGTCCGCTATAATGTGGTTAAAAATAACTTTGTGGGCGCGGAAGAAGGCGACGACAACCACGATGACGGCATCCAGGCCTTTTTGTTCAATGTGGGCCGGGGTACCCTCCGCGGTGTCCGCGTCGAAGGCAACGTGATTGTGGCCCGGGAGCGCGATGACCTGCCATACCCCAATCCCTTGCAGGGCATTGGCTTTTTTGACGGGCCGCTGGTCCAATTCGTGGTGGAGTGCAACGTGGTCCTCGTCAATCACTGGCACGGCATCACCCTCGGTGATGCCCAGCAAAGCCTGGTGCGCAGCAACGTGGCCTTCAGCCGCTGGACCATGGAAAAACCACGCCCTTGGATCATGTTGGGCCAGAAACAGCAACTGGCACGCGGCAACACCGCCATGGACAACTGGGCCCATTCCTTCTCTTTCAAAGATGATCCGGAGGTCATAGCCGCGCGCAACCAGCCCGTCACCGAGGCCATTTTGCGCGAAAAGCTGCTGGCGTTGATAAAAGAAATCGAAGCCCAATTCGGGGAGCGCCATCCGGTGGCGGGGCGCAGGCGCCTGGAAATGCCCTGGCTGGAAAAGGGCGGGGCCGCCTCCAATTAAAAGAAAAACCGGCGCGGCCTTGTCTTGGCCGCACCGGTTGAATCCACTTGCGGGGCCGGAATTATTGGCGGTTCTGTCCGCCACCACCGCGTTGCCCGCGGCCACCTTGTCCACCCTGACCGCCAGGAGCCGCACCCGGACCACCTTGCCCGCCGGGGCCGCCTTGACGCATGCCGGGGCCTGCGCCCGGACCGCCCATCATACCGCCGCCCTGGAGCATCATGAAGCTGAAACGGTTTTCGAGCATTTGCTCCTTCTGCTCAGGCTTGAGGGTGGGGTTGATGCTCGCAAAGGCCTTGGCCCGCAGCACCATGATGTCGGCCTGAATCTTGGCCACCGCATCCGCCTTCTCGCGAATCTTCTTTTCATCCTGCTTCTCGGCCAGCACTTCCTTCATCAATTCCCGCTGGGCGGCCTGCAGTTTTTCGTTCAGTTGTTGAACTTCTGTCTGCTGCTTCTGCATCTCCTCCCGCAGGGTGTTACGCTGCTGCTCGTCCAGCCCAAAGCCGCCCCGTCCGCCGCCGCCAGGTTGCGCCTGCAGCGCAGAAGCCAGCATGGACACAGCGCCGGCCAGAGCCAGGGTTGCCGCATATTTCAGTACGTTTTTCATAGGTTGATGATGTTCTGTATCCGGGCCATTTTGCAGGAATCCGGGCTGCCCGCGGCACCGGCTCCTGTGGCCGCCCCCCGGCATCTTCAGATGCCCGGACTTTGGCGGCCAGCACGGTTTGACCATTTAGACGACAGCAGAACACAAGTGGTTACACAGAATTGAGAAAAGCCGGGTTACCCGCCCCTTAAGGGCGGGACATAAACTTGCGCCCCTTCTTCCGTAGAATCAGGCGCGGCTCCGCTTCAGACCTAACTGACAGATCACACCGGTCTTCTTTGCTTCAATCGGCGCACTCAAGGGCGCGAGAGCGGAAAAATCGTTGCAGAAACGTAACATTTATGATTACTTGCAGGGAAATCATTCACCCAAAAAACGTATGTTGCATTCCGGCCTTTGTTCTGTGTTGGGGGGCTTTCTGGTTTTATTGTTCCTTGCCGCTCCCGTTCTAGCTCAAGAACGGATCTTGATCACTGAATTTATGGCGGCCAACCGCTCCACCCTGGCCGATGAGGACGGCGCGTTTTCGGACTGGGTGGAGATTTATAACGCCGGCACCAATGTCGTGAATCTGGAGGGATGGTACCTGACGGATAGCGCCAATGACCTGACCAAGTGGCGCTTTCCGGCCACCAACCTGCCTCCCAATCGGTATCTCATCGTATTTGCCTCCGGCAAGGACCGTCGGGTGCCGGGGCAGCCCCTGCACACCAGTTGGCAGCTCGCCACCAGCGGTGAATTCCTGGGGCTTGTCAAACCGGATGGCACCAACATCGCTTTTGCCTACAGCCCGGCCTTTCCGCGGCAATTCAATGATATTTCCTTTGGCATCAGCACCTTTGCTGACCCCACCCTGCTGGTGGGGACCAATACCCCCGCCCGCGTGCACGTGCCTGCCAGCGACAGCCTGGCATTAAGCTGGACGGAAGTTAACTTCAACGACGCCGGCTGGCTGGCCGGTACCAATGGCATCGGTTACGACGGCAGCCCCAATGAAGCCGGGCAAACCATGCAGCAACCGGTTCATGCCTATGACTTCGACGCCAATAATGCCCAGGACAGCGTGGGCACGTTGCACGGCACCCTGGAGGGTGGCCCCACCTTTGTGGCCGATCGCACGGTGGGACGCGCCTTGAGCTTGAATGGCACCAGTCAGGCGGTGACCTTTCCAAGCTGGGATTTCACTTCCCGTTTTACCCTTGCCTTGTGGATCAAACCGGCCAACCGTTTCAACATTCAAAATGTCGTGGCCAACGTGGCCGGCGGTTATACCACCGCCGGCTTCAAGTTCTTTGTCAACAGCTACAACACCCAGGACGGCCTGTTGGTTTTTGAGCACGGCAACGGCACATCGGGACAGGTGGCCAAATCGCTGGTGGCGGTGGATTTTGATCAGTGGAATCATATCGCCATCGTGGTGGACCGCACGGCCGGCCGCATCTGGTTCTATAAAAACGGGGTGGATGTGACCGACCCCTCCCAGAGCTTTGTGCGC
The nucleotide sequence above comes from Verrucomicrobiia bacterium. Encoded proteins:
- a CDS encoding right-handed parallel beta-helix repeat-containing protein, translated to MGADFYCDPLKGSPQGDGSAARPWRTVEEVITSRKIQSLDAQGKTINPGAPVKAGDTLWLRSGWHGTIRIPTGYNKEFITFAAEPGHTPHLGWVDIGGGSRWRVKGLMISPSLAPNPIEKPPHSLVMLGERGQDDSEQLVVEDCFVFSVLDTAKWSAKDWVTKPQSGIWLGRYGRSHVARNNFVLNTRFGINLCAPDVICEGNVVANYSADGIRVTRDGQVVRYNVVKNNFVGAEEGDDNHDDGIQAFLFNVGRGTLRGVRVEGNVIVARERDDLPYPNPLQGIGFFDGPLVQFVVECNVVLVNHWHGITLGDAQQSLVRSNVAFSRWTMEKPRPWIMLGQKQQLARGNTAMDNWAHSFSFKDDPEVIAARNQPVTEAILREKLLALIKEIEAQFGERHPVAGRRRLEMPWLEKGGAASN
- a CDS encoding periplasmic heavy metal sensor, with protein sequence MKNVLKYAATLALAGAVSMLASALQAQPGGGGRGGFGLDEQQRNTLREEMQKQQTEVQQLNEKLQAAQRELMKEVLAEKQDEKKIREKADAVAKIQADIMVLRAKAFASINPTLKPEQKEQMLENRFSFMMLQGGGMMGGPGAGPGMRQGGPGGQGGPGAAPGGQGGQGGRGQRGGGGQNRQ